The sequence CGAATAATACAGTAGTTACAGACAAAAGTCTTGAAGAATACGAACCTCTTAAGAAAAAGTTTGCATGCATTCATCGCAGCTTCGGTTGGTAATTCGCGCATAAAACAGCCAATAAATGCGATACCCATGGATTTTGAATTGTAACCAATTGTGTGAGCACCAACCGCACCCCATCCGCGGCCTTCGTACACGTTACCATCGCAGCCGACTAGAAAATTATAAGCGATGTCGTTCCATTCGCGTGATTCAATATGAAAGCACTGAGGAAAAAGATAACAACTTGTTTTAGCTGGTTTGTGATTTGAATTCACTACCGCATTAAATTCCCTATCCTACGCATTCAAATTCATAGATTCATTCAAATGCGTAGGCCTTAATGCATACACTCGTATTATATTCAACTAACGGATTTTCGATATGATGATTGTAAAGTGATAAATGTTTAACTCTTGTTAAATAACAAAAGTGAAGAAAGGttttaaaatatcgataaagacatataaatactttaagACAAATGATGCAATATGGCAAGGCAgaatttattatctttttttgtgCAATATGTGTGAAGCACtcagtttgaataaaataaaacaaattaaaaactgattatctaaatcgtaaaaataattcCAGTACAGTCTGCTTCTAAGcagtttaattattttatatattacctGTATGTCACGGATTATGCGTATATTTATTGCTTGCTTCTCGGAGCTCTCTGTTGCGGTATGTGCTGTAATtcatatgcattttatttaaaaaagaagaattaCCATTTCATTATTTGTATACAATACTCACATATAATCACTAAATTCACTGGTTCTGGTATGAAATCATAATCTTCCATGGGCTTCTGTGCAAGCCAAGTACTGCGTGGTATGACAGCACACAAATCTTTCGGTATTTTATActcttcaaaatttaaatatgtaaacaatAAATGTAACTAGGTAATTTAGCCCAACAACAATCAGAACCATCACTAACGAATGTGTCACAGAATTCAGTTAACGGAAAatgattttcgaaaaattctagATCAATCGTCGGACTGTCTATAATTTTATGTGGCACATTAGTTAGCGAAGTCGTCAAGGTATTAACTTATACTGTCGATGAATGCATCTCGTTTTACACGCTCCTCTTGTTCTTCGCTTTCCTGCAGTATTAGCGAATCGCTAGCATTTCCTCGGGCCCCTGCTGATACGGCTGAAGTTTGGCGAGATATTTCAGGCAAACGCCTTTTAATACGTTGTATAATCTGTATGTTTCCGTTAATATTTGTGACGTTGCCAATTCTAACATTTGAAGAATTTTCGATGTGtacattttccaaagtttgcaCACTATTTATCGAATTCAGTAGTTCACGCAGATTATCTATAACCACAGCCATATCGGTGGGAGCTGCGCAGATgaagcaaatacatatataaacatatttctaaagttatgaatttttttatattttttcttacaatactgatttcccaatattttagttgttaaggTATCATTTGTAGTGTCGAAATCAGCTTCGGCTTCCGTCTCGTAGTCGCCATCGCTGCTGGATATGATGGACGACTCTGCTAATGAAGATATATCATCCTCTTCTATTTCGGCACTACCTAATTGTTCTTGCCGTTCGATCCATTGGCGTGTAGCAGCCCTTTTCTCCTCATTTAACCCGCCGGTTTGGGACATGATTACATTTGGCCCTTCAATGAGCAACGTTCATAAGAATATTCAATGTTTTtgcctaaataatttttatcacGCGCAAGTAACTTATCTAGCCATTGATCAAAAGATATTGCTTTCACAGTTTCATATTGTCAGgtcgtaatttaattttttgtaatttactttACAGTGGATTTCACAATTATTTTCCTTAGTCAATTTCAACTTTGTACTTCTTTATTATTGCCATTAACAATTGAAACATTTTAACTTGAGTAGTAAATATATccagaatattaaaaaactactcagaaagttgaagcaacaataaaactaaGGTCATCTATGAAAATAAATGCACACACTCAACTGttccagttttatttttatttttttgggctCAGCCAAGGCGAATATCAGATGGTTCATCCCaaggcaaggcgaatttattaccaCCTTGTCCCAAGGCGAATCTACACATTTATGAATTCGCCTAGGTTCAGCTGTTGGTTAccaccaaggtggatttaataaggtgacagcattcacccagctgaatttttcgccgtaggtatggcttgcgtcaaaatgatatgctttgtttgtatgtattggtatgtttacattcgtatgtttacatttgcttgctgattttgacatgatgcttgcaccaaacgcaacaacaaatacatgta comes from Anastrepha ludens isolate Willacy chromosome 3, idAnaLude1.1, whole genome shotgun sequence and encodes:
- the LOC128857768 gene encoding peptidoglycan-recognition protein LE gives rise to the protein MSQTGGLNEEKRAATRQWIERQEQLGSAEIEEDDISSLAESSIISSSDGDYETEAEADFDTTNDTLTTKILGNQYSPTDMAVVIDNLRELLNSINSVQTLENVHIENSSNVRIGNVTNINGNIQIIQRIKRRLPEISRQTSAVSAGARGNASDSLILQESEEQEERVKRDAFIDSIKYKIPKDLCAVIPRSTWLAQKPMEDYDFIPEPVNLVIISHTATESSEKQAINIRIIRDIQCFHIESREWNDIAYNFLVGCDGNVYEGRGWGAVGAHTIGYNSKSMGIAFIGCFMRELPTEAAMNACKLFLKRGVEEGHLAPDYKLIAHCQCRSTESPGRKLYEELQTWDNFYNIGEDHDEA